A window of Acidimicrobiales bacterium genomic DNA:
GGTTGGTGGTGCTGGCCGTGCGGGTCCCGCTGGCCGGGCTGTTCACCGACGACCCGGCGGTGGAGGCCATGACCGCCGACCTCCTGGTGTGGGTGGCCGCCCTCCAGCCCATCGCCGGGGTGGCCTTCACCCTGGACGGCATCCTCATCGGGGCCGGCGACCTCCGCTACCTGGCCCGGGCCATGGTGGCCGTGGCGGTGGGCTTCCTGGGCCTGGCCCTCGCCGTCCTGGCCCTCGACCTGTCGGTGGCCTGGCTGTGGGCCGCCGTCCGCCTGATGATGGCCGGGCGGGCCGTCCCCCTCCTGGTCCGCTTCCACCGGGGCCGCTGGGCCGTCCTCGGCGCCGATCACCCCTGACCGCCACCCAGGCGGGGCTGATAGGCCGGTGGGCCCCCTACTGGCAGGAGGTGAACAGGTCGACGATCTCGGCCGGCGGGGCCTCGCCGGCCGCGATGTCAGCCTCCAGCTCGGCCAGCTCGGCCAGCGTGTAGGTCGACTCCAGGCTGTCGAGCACGCAGGTGCAGACGCTCTCCTCCACGTCGCCCGCGGTGCAGGCGTCCACGAAGTTGGTGCGCACCTGCTCGGGGAAGGTGCTGGCCGTGCTGCCGGTCGGCTCCGGGGCGGAGCTGGCCGTCGTCCCCTCCGACACGGGGGCCGGGGCACCCGCCGCCGTGGTGGTGGTCGACCCCGACGAGGAGGACTCGCCCCCGCTGGCCAGGGCGGCCAGGCCGATGATGAGCGCCACCACCACCAGGGCCACCACGGCCACGATGGCCACGATCTTGCCGCCGTTGCCGGGCGCCCCCCCACCGCCGGAGGAGTAGCCGTGGGTCCCGGTGGCCGGGGCGTAGGAGCCGGTCTGGCCGTACCCGGCGGCGCCGTAGGCGCCGGTGGACGGGTCGCCGGCCCAGGTCCCCGACTGCGGGTAGGCCGGCTGCGGGGCCGGCGTGCCCGGCCCGTAGCCGGGGGGCGCCGGGGTCCCGTACGCCGGCTGCGGGGGCGGGGTGTAGGCCGGGGCGGGCGGGGGCGTCGCCGGCGGGGCGGGAGCGGGTGACGGGCCGGCCCCGTCGGGGCCGAGGGCCTCGGCCCCGGCCGCCACCGCGGCGGGGGGCAGGGCCGGGAGCAGGTCGGGATCGGTGTGGAGGGGCGAGGTGGAGATGCCCCGCCGCTCCTGGAGGTGCTGGGCCCACTGGGCCACCTCCAGGGCGGTGGCCGGCCGCTTCTCCGGGTCCTTGTCCATGAGGGTGTGGATCAGGAGGCCCACGTCCGCCGGCACGTCGTGCTCGTCGAGGGGCGGCGGGTCCTCGGTGTTGACCCGGTACATGATCGCCACCACCGACTCGTCCGCGTCCTTCACGAACGGGGTGCGGCCGCTGGCCACGGCGCAGAGCATGGCGCCCAGGGCGTAGATGTCGCTGGCGGTGGAGGCCCGGGCGCCCCGCAGGACCTCGGGGGCGGTGTAGGCCACGGTGCCGGTGATGACCCCGGTGGCGGTGCGCTGGCTGTCGCCGAAGCGGGCGATGCCGAAGTCGGCCAGCTTGTAGTCGCCGATGCGGGAGGTGAGGACGTTGGCCGGCTTGATGTCGCGGTGGAGGATGCCGGCCTGGTGGGCGGCCCCCAAGGCGTCGCACATCTGCACCGCCACCCGCAGCACCTCCTCCCAGGGTGCGTGGCCGTGGTCGCCCAGCTTGGCCTGGAGCGAACCGGACGGCAGGTGCTCCATGGCCAGGAAGGGCAGGCCCACGTCGGTGGCCCCGGCGTCGTAGACGGTGACGACGTGGGGGTGCCACGACAGCGAGCCGATGGCCTGGCACTCGGCCTCGAAGCGGCGCTTGGCGTCGTCGTCGGAGGGGTCGACGTTGGTGAGCACCTTGAGGGCCACGGTGCGCCGCAGCTTGGGCTGGTTGGCCCGGTAGACCACGGCGAAGCCGCCCCGGCCCAGCTCGCGCTCGACCTCGTAGCCCGGGACGGACATGCCGCCCTTGAGGGGGTTGTCACTCATCCGGCGGTCACGTCCCTGTCGCTCGTCTCCGAGACCCACCCACGGGTCCCGGCCGATGCTACGCAACCCCGGCCCGGTCGGGGCGACCGGGCCCGGTGGAAGGGGATCCCCACCCACTGCGAGGCGGACGGGACCCCGTCCCGAGGAAGCGGCAGCAACCAGGCATCGGGCCGGACGGTCATCGGGCGACCGGGGAAGTCACGCTCCCGGGGGCGTGACTTCCCCGGTGCCACGACGGGGAGGCAGGACCGTCCTGCCTCCCCGGGGGCGGGCGTCGTCAGTCGTCGCCGACGAAATCGGCCAGGCCGAGACGGTCGACGTGGTCCCAGTCGTCGTGGTCGGCGAGGGGGGTGATGACCCCGTCAGCGGTGAAGTCATGCGGGTAGGGGGTGGTGTCGATGATGCCGTCGTCGTCGAAGTCGAAGTCGACGCCGTTGCAGATCCCGGTCAACTCGTCGAGGGCCGCCTCGTCGATGGTGGGCCGGGTGCCGGTGGAGTAATCCAGCCACATCGGTCCGGTCCAGGGGGCGTAGTTGTTGTCGCGGCAGGAGTCGTCCAGGCCGGTCATGTACATGTAGTTCATGACCGAGACGTAGTTGGGCTTCCAGTTGATCGACGTCTTGGACACGCAGTTGGAGTCCTGAGGCGGGTCATCGCACAGCCACGACGGTCCAGGGAGGCCCTCATGGGTTCCGGCATGGCTGAGACCGAGGTTGTGGCCCATCTCGTGCATGAGATGTCCGGGGTAACCGAGGGCGTTGCCGTTACCGCAACCGCCACTGACGTAGGTGTCGTCGCCTCTCATCTCGGCGGTGGAGGCCCAGCCGTTGCCGCTGTGGGCGATGGAGTAGTGGAAGATGTCCTTGCGGATCGGGTCGAAGTGGACCGCCTTGGTCGCCGCAAAGTGCGAGCCGCCCACGTTCTGGCCGGTGAACCGGCCGTCGAGGGTGCCATCGGGGTCGGGGACCTGGGTGCCGCCGGTGAAGAGTCCACCTTGGCCCCGGTCGACGATGACGTTGATCCCGGTGCTGCCATCGGGGTTGGTGACCGGGGCGTCGGCAAACGCGGTGACCATGGGGGCGAGCTTGGTGGTGGTGGGCTGGATGGAGCAGGTGGCATTGCTGATCCAGTCGGTCTCGATGAGGAGGTCCTTGCGGGTCGGGCGAGCGCCCATGCCGATGAGGTTCAGACCCGGCCGGCCCAGGACCTCCTCCCCGTCGCTGATGCCGTCGTTGTCGGTGTCGGGGTTGGCCGGATCGGTCCCCGCGTCGCTGGCGCTGGTGTAGGTACCGTCGTCGGTCTCCAACGCGTCGGGGAGGCCGTCGCCGTCGGTGTCAGCGGTGGGATGGCACCACAACGACCCCGACCCACCGTGCGAGGTGGTGGTGATGGTCGTGGTCCGGTTCCCCTTCGTGCCCGACAGCGGGCCGCTCCAGTGCTGCTGGGCGTCGCGGGCCGTGACCACGATCGTGTAGCTGGTGCTGGCGGCCAAGCCGGTGATGTCACACGAGCGCACCGACGCCGGGACCAGGGCCACCACGGTGCCGGAATAGGTGGTCAGGTTGATCTGATACGACGCGGCCGGGTCGCCGCCGGTGGTGGCGTCCCACTCGATGCGCACCAACGGGCCCCGGGTGGTGGCGTCCACGGTGGTGCCCGGATTCCAGTACGGCGCGTTCTCCGGCACCGGTGGCGACGGATCACACGCCGCCGCCGTCACCACCACAACCAGGGCCGACAACACGACCCCCAGGACAGGTCGCCACCGACGGCGAGGACGAAGGGACAGACACACTTTCTGGAACATGGGATGACCTTTTCGGATCGATGAGGGAACAAGAGGGCGGCCGACGGTCCGCGGGCGTCCGCCCGGCGAGCAATGGCCCCGCGCCCGGAGAGGCCGCCCGCCGTTCGTGTGGCCACCGTTCGGGCCGGACCGCCATCTGCCGTTGGGTGGCTGCCGCCCGCCCCGGGGGGAGGGGCGGGCGGCAACCACGGAGCCCACGAAGGGAAGCGACGCCGGCAGGTGCATCGAACCCGGGCTCGAACCGACACGCCCCCAGCAGGGGCATGTCGGGACTCACCCGGCCCCTCGGCTCTCGTGCCGAGGGGCCGGGACCATCAGGGTGCGGGTCAGTCGTCGAGGTTGGGGAAGTTCTGCGCCCGCGTCGAGAACTCGGGACGACCGATCAGCTCGGCGTAGAGCCCGGAACGATCACCCGTGGCCCGCAAGAACACGATCCCCTCGGCCCGCTCCCCCGGGAACGGCGCCCGATCGAGGATCTCGCCGTAGGACGAGGTCACGATACGACCCAGCG
This region includes:
- a CDS encoding MATE family efflux transporter, whose amino-acid sequence is MSGWRRRRRRRRPSCGWRSRPWGRWWPSRSTSWPTRPSWATSGPRSSGGWAWPRPSSSPATPPSSSWPTAPPAPWPGGSGPATPGGRAAAARATGRTILWWGLLGGVGTGLVVLAVRVPLAGLFTDDPAVEAMTADLLVWVAALQPIAGVAFTLDGILIGAGDLRYLARAMVAVAVGFLGLALAVLALDLSVAWLWAAVRLMMAGRAVPLLVRFHRGRWAVLGADHP
- a CDS encoding serine/threonine-protein kinase, which translates into the protein MSDNPLKGGMSVPGYEVERELGRGGFAVVYRANQPKLRRTVALKVLTNVDPSDDDAKRRFEAECQAIGSLSWHPHVVTVYDAGATDVGLPFLAMEHLPSGSLQAKLGDHGHAPWEEVLRVAVQMCDALGAAHQAGILHRDIKPANVLTSRIGDYKLADFGIARFGDSQRTATGVITGTVAYTAPEVLRGARASTASDIYALGAMLCAVASGRTPFVKDADESVVAIMYRVNTEDPPPLDEHDVPADVGLLIHTLMDKDPEKRPATALEVAQWAQHLQERRGISTSPLHTDPDLLPALPPAAVAAGAEALGPDGAGPSPAPAPPATPPPAPAYTPPPQPAYGTPAPPGYGPGTPAPQPAYPQSGTWAGDPSTGAYGAAGYGQTGSYAPATGTHGYSSGGGGAPGNGGKIVAIVAVVALVVVALIIGLAALASGGESSSSGSTTTTAAGAPAPVSEGTTASSAPEPTGSTASTFPEQVRTNFVDACTAGDVEESVCTCVLDSLESTYTLAELAELEADIAAGEAPPAEIVDLFTSCQ